In Desulfovibrio legallii, one DNA window encodes the following:
- a CDS encoding transposase — HIRTNNPLERLNREIRRRTRVVGSFPDGHAALMLVAARLRYMAGQKWGTQRYLCMSREEAE, encoded by the coding sequence GGCATATTCGGACAAATAACCCGCTCGAAAGGCTGAATCGTGAAATTCGGCGGCGAACGCGGGTGGTGGGGAGCTTTCCCGATGGGCACGCGGCCTTAATGCTGGTAGCGGCCCGGCTGCGCTATATGGCGGGCCAGAAATGGGGCACACAGCGGTATCTGTGCATGTCCAGG